The following are encoded in a window of Variovorax paradoxus genomic DNA:
- a CDS encoding S-layer protein, producing the protein MKILPPAPRFRSSLFSTLALGAALLTACGGGSGGGAPFAGLPIAPPAPAPAPSPATPPPPPAAPAGRWTVGDLHVHTIQSEDTQQISTLDQVLAKAFDTFGLDWVALSDHLRMSSYDNDGRKLDPAIPFSRGMALYQVPRIKALQAGGKYADKTIFASFEWDMATHDHGNVGILTDSPMSDAALKAVSQFEYLFTNRDPALFPASDVAAWNAKDARASTTHEDVLKAIAWLKKNYPDSSYLQINHPSRSPGKYTATQLREMNDAAPDIVFSLEGMVGNQMEPDRGGYESAYTPANLPSRTYGGVDYLVAKLGGTWDALLSEGRHIWNTADSDYHFTTSKGLYSSGYAPGEYAKNHLWGDIKDPKSLLTAMRSGKLFAVNGSLINALDFKVQSAKGAGEMGTEVSAKPGEDLKITIRFKSPERNNFEYQLGSGVYANVKPVVDHIDLIAGDVTGRELPGTPGYARDTNPTTRVVKRFTRADWTLDTEGYFAVTYTVKAGNNQYFRLRGTNLGTDVPNETAGGEPLFDARTPTPAGDDPVTRFNAINARNYSDLWFYSNPVFVKVAGQ; encoded by the coding sequence ATGAAAATCCTGCCTCCCGCGCCCCGCTTTCGCTCGTCCCTTTTCTCGACCCTCGCGCTCGGCGCGGCCCTGCTGACCGCGTGCGGCGGCGGCTCCGGCGGCGGTGCACCGTTCGCCGGCCTGCCCATCGCACCGCCGGCCCCCGCACCGGCGCCCTCGCCCGCCACACCGCCGCCGCCACCGGCCGCGCCCGCCGGCCGCTGGACCGTCGGCGACCTGCATGTCCACACCATCCAGTCGGAGGACACGCAGCAGATTTCCACGCTCGACCAGGTGCTCGCCAAGGCCTTCGACACCTTCGGCCTCGACTGGGTCGCGCTCTCGGACCACTTGCGCATGTCTTCCTATGACAACGACGGCCGCAAGCTCGACCCGGCGATCCCGTTCTCGCGAGGCATGGCCCTGTATCAGGTGCCGCGCATCAAGGCACTGCAGGCCGGCGGCAAGTACGCCGACAAGACGATCTTCGCGTCCTTCGAGTGGGACATGGCCACGCACGACCACGGCAACGTCGGCATCCTGACCGACAGCCCGATGTCCGACGCGGCGCTCAAGGCCGTGAGCCAGTTCGAGTACCTGTTCACCAACCGCGACCCCGCGCTGTTCCCGGCCTCCGACGTCGCGGCCTGGAACGCCAAGGACGCACGCGCCTCCACGACGCACGAAGACGTGCTCAAGGCCATCGCGTGGCTGAAGAAGAACTACCCCGACTCCAGCTACCTGCAGATCAATCACCCCTCGCGCAGCCCCGGCAAATACACGGCCACCCAGTTGCGCGAGATGAACGACGCCGCGCCCGACATCGTGTTCTCGCTCGAAGGCATGGTCGGCAACCAGATGGAGCCCGACCGCGGCGGCTACGAGAGCGCTTACACGCCGGCCAACCTGCCCTCGCGCACCTACGGCGGCGTCGACTACCTCGTCGCCAAACTCGGCGGCACCTGGGACGCGCTGCTGTCCGAAGGCCGCCACATCTGGAACACGGCCGATTCCGACTACCACTTCACGACCTCGAAGGGCCTGTACAGCAGCGGCTACGCGCCCGGCGAGTACGCGAAGAACCACCTGTGGGGCGACATCAAGGACCCGAAGTCGCTGCTCACGGCGATGCGTTCGGGCAAGCTCTTCGCGGTCAACGGCAGCCTCATCAACGCGCTCGACTTCAAGGTCCAAAGCGCCAAGGGCGCCGGCGAGATGGGCACCGAAGTGAGTGCCAAGCCGGGCGAAGACCTGAAGATCACGATCCGCTTCAAGAGCCCCGAGCGCAACAACTTCGAGTACCAGCTCGGCAGCGGCGTGTATGCCAACGTGAAGCCCGTGGTCGACCACATCGACCTCATCGCCGGCGACGTCACCGGCCGGGAACTCCCGGGCACGCCCGGCTACGCGCGCGACACCAACCCGACGACCCGCGTGGTGAAACGCTTCACCCGCGCCGACTGGACGCTCGACACCGAAGGCTACTTCGCAGTGACCTACACGGTGAAGGCCGGCAACAACCAGTACTTCCGCCTGCGAGGCACCAACCTCGGCACCGACGTGCCGAACGAAACGGCGGGCGGCGAGCCGCTGTTCGATGCGCGCACGCCCACACCGGCCGGCGACGATCCGGTCACGCGCTTCAATGCGATCAATGCGCGCAACTACAGCGACCTGTGGTTCTATTCGAATCCGGTGTTTGTGAAGGTGGCGGGGCAGTAA
- a CDS encoding PepSY-associated TM helix domain-containing protein, producing MSAAAPRLRQAMAGLHTWTGLLFGWLLYAMFLTGAASYFREEISQWMRPELPALTQAPVAADSAARAVATLQVLAPGATRWVIDLAGARTNVVAASWRIGEIDGRAVLDPLTGQPLAARATDGGEFFYYFHFSLHYLPRVAARWLVGLATMFMLVALVSGVITHKKIFTNFFTFRRGKGQRSWLDAHNAVSVTALPFHLMITYTGLVTLMTLYMPWGADRAPSAAQIRPALRAEMTALLPPGAPSGVTGKLADVGAMVREAQQRWGTDSVARVIVDHPGDAASQVRVVRGDAGRVSVSPRYLVFDGPSGTLQQIRDQAGPAAETRGVLYGLHVARFADAATRWLFFLSSLAGTAMVATGLVLWTVKRRVKQAAIDKPTFGFRLVERLNVATIAGLPVAMAAFLWGNRLLPLALVDRREWEIHLFFIAWALVLIFAIARPVQRAWVELFAAGAALLAVLPWVGVVMGLRERGGFTGFDIALWGVSLVLAGIAMRIGRSKQRAA from the coding sequence ATGAGCGCTGCCGCACCCCGCCTGCGCCAGGCCATGGCCGGTCTGCACACCTGGACCGGCCTGCTCTTCGGCTGGCTGCTCTACGCGATGTTCCTGACCGGCGCGGCGAGTTACTTCCGCGAAGAAATTTCGCAATGGATGCGCCCCGAACTGCCGGCGCTCACGCAAGCGCCGGTGGCCGCGGACAGCGCTGCGCGGGCCGTCGCCACCTTGCAGGTGCTGGCGCCGGGCGCCACCCGATGGGTGATCGATCTGGCGGGCGCGCGCACGAACGTCGTGGCCGCGTCGTGGCGCATCGGCGAGATCGACGGTCGTGCCGTGCTCGACCCGCTGACGGGCCAGCCATTGGCCGCGCGCGCGACCGACGGCGGCGAGTTCTTCTATTACTTTCATTTCTCGCTGCACTACCTGCCGCGCGTGGCGGCGCGCTGGCTGGTGGGCCTGGCCACCATGTTCATGCTGGTCGCGCTGGTCAGCGGCGTGATCACGCACAAGAAGATCTTCACCAACTTCTTCACCTTCCGCCGGGGCAAGGGCCAGCGCTCATGGCTGGATGCGCACAACGCGGTGTCGGTGACCGCGCTGCCGTTTCATTTGATGATCACCTACACCGGCCTGGTGACGCTCATGACGCTGTACATGCCCTGGGGCGCCGACCGCGCGCCTTCAGCCGCGCAGATACGCCCCGCGCTGCGTGCCGAAATGACGGCGCTTCTGCCGCCCGGCGCACCGAGCGGCGTGACAGGCAAGCTGGCCGATGTGGGCGCGATGGTGCGCGAGGCGCAGCAGCGCTGGGGCACGGACAGCGTGGCGCGCGTGATCGTCGACCACCCGGGCGATGCCGCGTCGCAGGTGCGTGTCGTGCGCGGTGATGCGGGGCGTGTGTCCGTCAGCCCGCGCTACCTGGTGTTCGACGGCCCGAGCGGCACGTTGCAGCAGATCAGGGATCAGGCCGGACCCGCGGCCGAAACCCGCGGCGTGCTGTACGGCCTGCATGTGGCGCGCTTTGCCGATGCCGCGACGCGCTGGCTGTTCTTTCTCTCGAGCCTGGCGGGAACGGCGATGGTGGCCACCGGGCTGGTGCTGTGGACCGTCAAGCGGCGCGTGAAGCAGGCGGCCATCGACAAGCCGACGTTCGGTTTCCGGCTCGTGGAGCGGCTCAACGTCGCCACCATCGCGGGGCTGCCCGTGGCGATGGCGGCGTTCCTCTGGGGCAACCGGCTGCTGCCGCTGGCCCTCGTGGACCGGCGCGAATGGGAGATTCACCTGTTCTTCATCGCCTGGGCGCTGGTGTTGATCTTCGCGATCGCCAGGCCCGTTCAGCGTGCGTGGGTCGAGCTGTTCGCGGCGGGCGCTGCCTTGCTGGCGGTGTTGCCGTGGGTGGGCGTGGTGATGGGGCTTCGCGAGCGTGGGGGATTCACCGGGTTCGACATCGCGCTGTGGGGCGTGTCGCTGGTGCTGGCGGGCATCGCGATGCGCATTGGGCGTTCGAAGCAGCGAGCCGCGTAG
- a CDS encoding DUF3649 domain-containing protein, with translation MLRAPARRSSRAALLSRIVAALFGGYALAALTSVAALALPMRTVEAVLAGMQASFLVYAGAVIWVFAARSALRAWLGLAAVALPLLAMACKVWAEAAV, from the coding sequence GTGTTGCGTGCCCCCGCGCGCCGCAGCAGCCGGGCCGCCTTGCTGTCGCGCATCGTGGCCGCGCTGTTCGGCGGCTATGCGCTCGCGGCACTGACCAGTGTGGCGGCGCTGGCGCTGCCCATGCGCACTGTCGAGGCCGTGCTCGCCGGCATGCAGGCCAGCTTCCTGGTGTACGCGGGCGCGGTGATCTGGGTGTTCGCCGCGCGCAGCGCGCTGCGTGCGTGGCTGGGGCTGGCCGCGGTCGCGCTGCCGCTGCTGGCCATGGCATGCAAGGTCTGGGCGGAGGCCGCCGTATGA